Part of the Niallia alba genome is shown below.
CAATTAGTAGAGCACTATGTTTAGGATCCCATTCCAGCTGATTCATCCATTTCATCCTTTCCAGACAATTTCATTTTCGTGATTTTTACCTCATTCCATATGCCTTCTTTTCAAAAATGATTACCAGTTATTTAGAAAGCTCCTCCACAAATTGCATGTCAATTAATTCATCATAGCTATATCCATTTGTATAAACGCCTGTTTTTTCGACAACCTCCATTGGTTTTGCAAGGGCTTCTTCGGAAATAAATCCATCTTTACTCCAAAGGCTATCTGCATATGCTCGATCAAGTGACGCCTTCAAGCTTTCTTCTGTAGTAGAAGGAAATTCCTGTTTTAAAATTTCCATTGCTAACTCATGATCCTCATCTATCGCCTTTAGTCCTTTCATCACAGCTCTTACAAAGCTTTTTACCGTCTCTGGTTGTTCTTCTATTGTCGACTTTTTTACACTTAATACAGAATAGGGATAATCGCCGAGACTGGCAAAGCTGTAAAATGGTTCAGCCCAGACTCCCTTATTTATTCCTTCTGTAATCTGGGGTTCTGCTCCATTTGCTATATCTGCTTGCCCTGATTCTACTAATGAAACGACAGCACTTGCATCTGCTGGTTCTTCTAGTTTGACGTCTTTTTCAGGATCTAATCCTACATCCATTATTAACCATCGAGTTAGTAAATTGGGGCTTCCTCCGAAACGTCCCGCTGCAATTGTTTTCCCTTTTAAATAGTCAGCAAGGCCCTCCTTACTAGTATTTGCTATTGTTTGATCTGTATCCGCCATTAAATATACATTGGCTCGATTTACGACATTTACTACCGAAACAATTGGATCAGAGTTCCCTGTGTTTGCCATTTGATTCGATTCTGGACCACCGATATTTCCCCAGGCATCACCACTAACTACAGAAGTAACATGAGCGCCACCTGTTGCTGTAATTACTTCGACCTCAAGCCCCTCTTCCTCAAAAAAACCTTCTCGAATCGCTGCATATAAAGGCAAGTAGCCTATTAAGTGAACCGGCTCTGCAATGACAAGCTTCTTTGTTCCATTTCCAGACGATTTTTCTTCACTTGCTCCTTTGGTTGACGAACATCCACTCAAAATCATTAAAAGAAGTAACAGATAAACTCCAACTTTAAAGTGACCACTCTTTTTCATGTGAACTCTCCCCCTATATGCACACTTTTTATATACATTTGATAAAGCTAATAGCATTTATTCTCTAATTCGATTTCCTCTCAATAAGCGTTTTTCTAACCAAACGGTGCCTCCATACATAAGTACAGATAATATAGATAAAACAACAACTCCTACCCAAACTAAATTTATATTCATAATCTGGCCAGCATATAAAATCATGCGGCCGATTCCTTGTCTTGAACTAATAAATTCACCTACAATTGTCCCAGCTAAGGCTAAAGCAATATTGATTTTTAAGCTACTGACAATCCATGGCATTGCTGATGGAATAACAACTTTCATGAAAATATGATGTTTTTTCGCTCCGAGGGAAAAGAGCATCTTTTCTAAATCAGCATCAACACTTTTTACCCCACTATGTGCAGCTATCGCTGTTACAATAACGGTCATCATAAGTGCTAAAACCACTTTTGAACTAAAACCAATCCCAAAAAGAATAACTAAAACAGGAGCTAACGCTAGTTTTGGTATGGCATTAAAGGCAACTAAATAAGGCTCGGCTATTTTTGCATAAAAATAAGACCACCAAAAGGATAATCCAAGCAATGCACCAAAAAATGTCCCTAAAAGAAAGCCGATAATAGTAGCACCTGAAGTATATATGAGATCACTCCATAAAGTTCCTTCCGTAAAGGCAATAACGGCTGTTTCCCATATAATCGTCGGGCTACTCCAATAATAAGAATCGATTACTTCCCACTTCGCCAGCAGTTCCCAAAACACAAAAAAGAGGATCCCTATTAAAATCTGCCCAATAATAGTTATTCGCTTTCTCCTTTTCTCCTTCAGCTCTTCATCCTCCATAATAACGGGAAATGCTTCTACCTCTTGCAATTTTAGCTCCTGTTGGAAGATGATTTGCTCTGAATTGTCGCGCATATTTATTCCTCCTACCCTACATTTATTTTTCTAGCAGAACTTCTTCCTTTAATAACGCAAATAAATGCTGTTTCAAATCAATAAATGCTGGCTGTAATAACGTATTTTCATTTCTTGGTCTTGGTAAATGTACCTCTACCTTTTCTTTTATTCGTCCAGGTCTTGGAGATAACACATAGATTTCATCTGACAAATATATCGCTTCATCGATATCATGGGTCACAAACAGAATCGTTTTCTTAAAATCAGTCCAAATCTGGAGCAGCCATGTTTGCATCAATAAACGCGTCTGTGCATCTAGAGCACCAAATGGTTCATCGAGCAAAATAATATCTTGGTCATATAAAAGTGTGCGTAATAATGCAGCTCTTTGTCTCATTCCGCCTGATAATTCATCTGGATAATGATGTTCAAATCCCTCTAACCCGTATTTTTGAAGAAGCGGCATTGCTCGTTCAACTGCTTCTTTCCTACTCACCCCCTTGATTTCCAATCCTAAAATCACATTTTGTAAAATACTTCTCCACGGTAGAAGTAAATCTTTTTGAAGCATATAGCCTACATTTCCATTTTTGCCGACAATATTTTTGCCATCGAGGAGAATCTCACCACTTGTTGGTTTAATTAGACCAGCAATAATATTAAATAATGTCGATTTTCCACATCCACTTGGACCAATTAAGCTGATAAATTTTCCTTCTGTGATTTTCAAATTGGCATCTTTTAAGGCCACTACTTCCTTTCCTTCTTTTTTAAAAATCTTATTCGTATGGCGAACTTCTAGTTTATACATAAATGAGCTCCCTTCCATTAAGAATATTGTTCTCTTTAAATACACCACGTTAATTTTCATTGCTTGAACTTGCTAATCCCAATAAAAAAACCGCCAGAATTTCCTGAGTGTTATAACTCAGTGTAATTCTGACGGTTTTCCTGCTCTCTTGTAAGGAGTTCATTTAACCAGCCAAATAGGATTCAATTTTCTTGTCCAAGACGATAATCGTTCCACTTATTTCTTTCATGGAATCATAATCCTTTAATATTAACTGCACGTTAAAGTGTAGTTTTTCCTCTAAGTTACGCAAAAGCAACTCCTTGTATTTGTCAATTAGTAGACGATCAATGATCTCCGCTAGGCTATCACTTGAACTTTCGATAATTTCCAGTACAGGGATACGCTTATGCTTAGCAATAATGATAATTTTATTATCCATTAGACTAATCTGCTGTTCGGTTAGACCAACTTTAAAAATCAATTGATTTACAAGATTGTTTTCCCTCATGATGCTTTGTTTCAATTCTCCTAGTGTTCTTGGTAGTTGATCAACTAATATAATTATCACCCCCCAATAGATATAGCAGAACGAATGAGTCATTCCTTTGCCTATCAAATGCTCCAAGCACATAAGCAAAACGTAATCTACTTGTATAAAAAAGAGAATATTCTGTTTATTGGATAATACCATATCTTTGTACGACTTTCTTTCATTTTGTCAGATTTTCTTACTCTATTTTTTATAGCAGATTGTAAAACCCAGGTAAACTACTTAGATGTCAAGTTCTAAAGAAAGGAATTTATATTCTAAATAGTCCTCTAATCCATATTTTCCACCTTCACGGCCCACTCCAGATTCTTTTACTCCGCCAAATGGTGCTTGCGCAGTAGTAGGTACTGGATCATTGATACCAATTATTCCATATTCAAGTCCTTCAGACATTCTAAAGACTCGAGATACATCTTTTGTATAAAAATATGCTGCTAATCCATAGGAAGTATCATTGGCTAAGCGTAATGCTTCCTCTTCTGTATCAAATTCAAAAATTGGCGCTACCGGACCGAATGTTTCTTCTGTCGCAATTTTCATCTCATGGGTGGCATGTAATAAAATCGTCGGTTCATAGAAATGACCTTTTTCAAACATTTCGCCTGCTGGTTTTTTTCCTCCATATACTACTTGAGCCCCTTTATTAATAGAATCTTGAATATGATCCTCTGTTTTCGCAACAGCTGCTTCATTAATAAGTGGTCCAATTGTTACTTCCGGCTGCAGACCATTTCCAACAACCAATTTCTTCATTTTTGTTACCAAGATATCAGCAAAACGCTCTGCAATTGTTTTCTGAGCATAAATGCGATTGGTGCATATACATGTCTGTCCTGCATTACGGAACTTACTTGCAATAACACCTTCAGCTGCTTTTTCTAAATCAGCATCCTCGAAAATAATAAAAGGAGCATGTCCACCCAGCTCCATTGAAATCTTCTTCATCGTTGCAGACGCTTTTGCTGCTAGCTCTTTTCCAACTTTTGTTGATCCTGTAAAGGTTATTTTTCTTACTTCTTGTCTTTCCATCATCGCATCTCCAATGGAAGCTGCATCACCGTGGACTAAATTCAACACTCCTTTTGGCAGTCCGACTTCATGAAAAACCTTCATTACCTCGATTGCTGTTAAAGGAGTCGATTCAGCTGGTTTCAAAACAACCGTACACCCTGCAGCCAGTGCTGGAGCAATTTTTCTGGCAAGCATAGCAATTGGAAAATTCCATGGTGTAATCGCACCAACTACACCTACCGGCTGTCTTAATACAATAATCCGCTTTGTTTCAGAACTAGCAGGAATCGTATCACCATAGATTCGTTTTCCTTCTTCGGCATACCATTCCAGATAATCAGCAGCTAAGTTAATCTCACCCTTTGATTCTGCAATCGGTTTTCCCATTTCAGTCGTAATGATTCTTGCTAATTCCTCTGTTTTTTCCCGGAGCTTATCTGCTACCGTTTTTAAATAGTTAGAACGTTCTTTAGCTGTTTTCTTCGCCCATAAAGGTAGCGCACTACTTGCTGCATCGATCGCCAGATGTCCGTCTTCTCTTCCTCCTCTTGCTACATGTTCAATAACTTCTCCTGTAGCTGGATTATAGACAGAATAAGACTCCCCTGAGACTGAATGACGCCATTCCCCATTCATATACTGCATTTTCATTCTCCTTTCTCCAATGTTGTTTTCTTATCATAACAAAGATTTTCGCTAATTCCACTTGATTAGCTTTGTCTCGACATACAATTAAATTTAGATTACGACTCTTATAAAAAAACAGAGCATCTTTTTTTAAGGCTCTGTTTAAGGTAAATGTTGATATTTGATACCTGTCGCAAATCTTGATATAATCAACACAAGAACAAACATTCGGGGAGGTTATCAAGGTGAGCAAAGCGTTTAGCAACTTGTTAAAGCATATAGACAAATTACCACACCCAAAAAGAACAAGTGTATCAATGGGTTAAACGCTATGTTGACCCTTCTTCCTCGGCTGGTGGTCGGTTAATCAATGAAATGAGGGACACGTTGTTCGGTTCGGCAAAGTTAAGGGTCATCAACGGTATCGTTGCAAAAGTTGCAGAAAGACCTTTACAGATACAACTAATACAGTTCTTTATCGCACACGAAAAGGTAACGAATGGATTACATTTGTTGATTGTATGTTCAAAGGATATTCCCTACGAAAATCGGCTGACATCGTTGGGGTAACTTGGGTTACGCTTTTTTACTGGCGGCATAAACTACTGACTGCTTTAAAACAAATGGATGTTGAACATTTTTGAAGGTATCGTTGAAATTGACGAGACCTATTTCCTATACTCTCAAAAGGGGCAACGTGGCATCGCTGACCGTAAACCTCGCAAACGTGGCGGTAAATCCAAGCTCAGAGGAATCAGCCACGAACAGGTTTGTGTTCTCGTTGCCAGAGACCGAACTAAATCAACTATCTCCAAAGTTGCCTGTATGGGGCGTATTGTAAAACCGAAAGTCGATGCCTTGATTGGTTCTAAACTTTCAAACGAGAATGTGATTGTAACCGATGCGTGGAGAGCCTATAAAACCTATGCAAAAGAAAAAGGTTTAGAGCATTATCGGATAAAATCTGATAATGGAAAACACGTTATTAAGGGCTTATATCACATCCAGAACGTCAATGGTCTCCATTCTCGTTTAAAACAATGGATAAATCGCTTTAAAGGTGTGGCTACGAAATATCTTGATAATTACCTTGCTTGGTTGTTATTTGTCGATAGTCGTAGTAACGAAAGCACTAATCAACATTTAAAAGAGTTCCTATTAACATCATTTGTGTT
Proteins encoded:
- a CDS encoding ABC transporter ATP-binding protein, with amino-acid sequence MYKLEVRHTNKIFKKEGKEVVALKDANLKITEGKFISLIGPSGCGKSTLFNIIAGLIKPTSGEILLDGKNIVGKNGNVGYMLQKDLLLPWRSILQNVILGLEIKGVSRKEAVERAMPLLQKYGLEGFEHHYPDELSGGMRQRAALLRTLLYDQDIILLDEPFGALDAQTRLLMQTWLLQIWTDFKKTILFVTHDIDEAIYLSDEIYVLSPRPGRIKEKVEVHLPRPRNENTLLQPAFIDLKQHLFALLKEEVLLEK
- a CDS encoding ABC transporter substrate-binding protein codes for the protein MKKSGHFKVGVYLLLLLMILSGCSSTKGASEEKSSGNGTKKLVIAEPVHLIGYLPLYAAIREGFFEEEGLEVEVITATGGAHVTSVVSGDAWGNIGGPESNQMANTGNSDPIVSVVNVVNRANVYLMADTDQTIANTSKEGLADYLKGKTIAAGRFGGSPNLLTRWLIMDVGLDPEKDVKLEEPADASAVVSLVESGQADIANGAEPQITEGINKGVWAEPFYSFASLGDYPYSVLSVKKSTIEEQPETVKSFVRAVMKGLKAIDEDHELAMEILKQEFPSTTEESLKASLDRAYADSLWSKDGFISEEALAKPMEVVEKTGVYTNGYSYDELIDMQFVEELSK
- a CDS encoding NAD-dependent succinate-semialdehyde dehydrogenase → MQYMNGEWRHSVSGESYSVYNPATGEVIEHVARGGREDGHLAIDAASSALPLWAKKTAKERSNYLKTVADKLREKTEELARIITTEMGKPIAESKGEINLAADYLEWYAEEGKRIYGDTIPASSETKRIIVLRQPVGVVGAITPWNFPIAMLARKIAPALAAGCTVVLKPAESTPLTAIEVMKVFHEVGLPKGVLNLVHGDAASIGDAMMERQEVRKITFTGSTKVGKELAAKASATMKKISMELGGHAPFIIFEDADLEKAAEGVIASKFRNAGQTCICTNRIYAQKTIAERFADILVTKMKKLVVGNGLQPEVTIGPLINEAAVAKTEDHIQDSINKGAQVVYGGKKPAGEMFEKGHFYEPTILLHATHEMKIATEETFGPVAPIFEFDTEEEALRLANDTSYGLAAYFYTKDVSRVFRMSEGLEYGIIGINDPVPTTAQAPFGGVKESGVGREGGKYGLEDYLEYKFLSLELDI
- a CDS encoding ABC transporter permease, with the translated sequence MRDNSEQIIFQQELKLQEVEAFPVIMEDEELKEKRRKRITIIGQILIGILFFVFWELLAKWEVIDSYYWSSPTIIWETAVIAFTEGTLWSDLIYTSGATIIGFLLGTFFGALLGLSFWWSYFYAKIAEPYLVAFNAIPKLALAPVLVILFGIGFSSKVVLALMMTVIVTAIAAHSGVKSVDADLEKMLFSLGAKKHHIFMKVVIPSAMPWIVSSLKINIALALAGTIVGEFISSRQGIGRMILYAGQIMNINLVWVGVVVLSILSVLMYGGTVWLEKRLLRGNRIRE
- a CDS encoding Na-translocating system protein MpsC family protein — encoded protein: MIIILVDQLPRTLGELKQSIMRENNLVNQLIFKVGLTEQQISLMDNKIIIIAKHKRIPVLEIIESSSDSLAEIIDRLLIDKYKELLLRNLEEKLHFNVQLILKDYDSMKEISGTIIVLDKKIESYLAG